A genomic window from Brassica oleracea var. oleracea cultivar TO1000 chromosome C8, BOL, whole genome shotgun sequence includes:
- the LOC106312733 gene encoding aldehyde dehydrogenase family 3 member H1, whose protein sequence is MAKVFEAADASNLMTELRMSFDAGVTRGYEWRVSQLKKLLVICDNHEPEIVSALHDDLGKPELESSVYEVALLRNSIKLALKQLKNWMAPDKAKTSLTTFPASAEIVSEPLGVVLVISAWNYPFLLSIDPVIGAISAGNAVVLKPSELAPASSSLLAKLLEQYLDPSAVRVIEGAVTETTLLLEQKWDKIFYTGSSKIGRIIMMAAAKHLIPVVLELGGKSPVVIDSDTNLKITVKRIIAGKWGCNNGQACISPDYILTTKEYAPKVIDAMKQELEAFYGKNPMESKDMSRIVNSNHFDRLSKILEEKEVSDKIVYGGQKNRDNLKIAPTILLDVPLDSLIMSEEIFGPLLPILTLNNLEECFDVIRSRPKPLAAYLFTQNQKLKERFAMTVSAGGIVVNDIAVHLSLPTLPFGGVGESGMGSYHGKFSFDAFSHKKAVLYKSFIGDAAIRYPPYSRGKLRLLKALVNSNLVEVFKVLLGLS, encoded by the exons ATGGCGAAGGTTTTCGAAGCAGCGGACGCGAGCAACCTGATGACGGAGCTTCGTATGAGCTTCGACGCCGGAGTAACTCGCGGTTACGAGTGGAGAGTCTCTCAGCTTAAGAAGCTTCTCGTAATCTGCGATAACCACGAGCCTGAGATCGTCTCCGCTCTCCATGACGATCTCGGCAAACCTGAGCTCGAGTCTTCCGTTTACGAG GTAGCTCTATTGAGAAACTCCATCAAGTTAGCTCTTAAGCAACTAAAGAATTGGATGGCACCAGATAAG GCAAAGACTTCTCTAACAACGTTTCCTGCATCAGCAGAGATTGTGTCCGAGCCTCTTGGAGTTGTGCTTGTAATCTCGGCTTGGAATTATCCTTTCC TGTTGTCTATTGATCCTGTTATTGGCGCAATTTCTGCTGGGAATGCTGTCGTCTTAAAGCCATCAGAACTGGCTCCAGCTTCGTCCTCTCTGCTAGCAAAGTTACTGGAACAGTATTTAGACCCTTCTGCAGTGAGAGTTATTGAAGGTGCTGTTACTGAAACAACTCTGCTGCTGGAGCAGAAGTGGGACAAAATATTCTACACAG GTAGTTCAAAAATTGGGCGTATCATCATGATGGCAGCTGCTAAGCATCTCATACCTGTTGTCCTGGAGCTAGGAGGAAAGTCTCCTGTTGTTATAGACTCAGACACCAATTTGAAA ATTACTGTCAAGCGGATAATTGCAGGAAAATGGGGTTGCAACAATGGACAGGCGTGCATTTCTCCAGACTACATCTTGACAACAAAAGAATATGCTCCAAAAGTG ATTGATGCAATGAAGCAAGAACTGGAGGCATTTTACGGGAAGAACCCTATGGAGTCCAAAGATATGTCACGTATTGTAAACTCTAATCACTTTGATCGCCTGTCCAAGATATTAGAGGAGAAGGAAGTTTCTGACAAAATCGTCTATGGGGGTCAAAAGAACAGAGACAACCT GAAAATTGCTCCAACCATCTTACTCGACGTGCCATTAGATTCTCTGATCATGAGTGAAGAAATATTTGGTCCACTCCTCCCAATCCTCACG CTCAACAACTTGGAAGAGTGTTTTGACGTGATTCGTTCTCGACCTAAGCCACTTGCTGCATACTTGTTTACCCAAAACCAGAAGCTGAAAGAGAGATTCGCCATGACAGTCTCAGCTGGAGGCATTGTGGTCAACGACATAGCTGTTCAT CTTTCACTTCCTACATTACCATTCGGAGGCGTTGGTGAAAGTGGAATGGGTTCTTACCATGGTAAATTCTCATTTGATGCCTTCAGTCATAAGAAAGCTGTTCTATACAAAAGCTTTATAGGAGATGCAGCAATCAGGTATCCACCGTA